The Microcebus murinus isolate Inina chromosome 1, M.murinus_Inina_mat1.0, whole genome shotgun sequence genome includes a region encoding these proteins:
- the RPL22L1 gene encoding ribosomal protein eL22-like, protein MAPQKDKKPKRSTWKFNLDLTHPVEDGIFDSGNFEQFLREKVKVNGKTGNLGNVVHIERFKNKITVVSEKQFSKRYLKYLTKKYLKKNNLRDWLRVVASDKETYELRYFQISQDEDGSESED, encoded by the exons ATGGCGCCT CAGAAAGACAAGAAACCCAAGAGGTCAACCTGGAAGTTTAATTTGGATCTTACTCATCCAGTAGAAGATGGAATTTTTGATTCTGGAAATTTT gAGCAGTTTCTGCGGGAGAAGGTTAAAGTCAATGGAAAAACTGGAAATCTTGGGAATGTTGTTCACATTGAAcgcttcaaaaataaaatcacagttgTTTCTGAGAAACAGTTCTCTAAAAG gtactTGAAATACCTTACCAAGAAGTACCTTAAGAAGAACAATCTTCGTGATTGGCTTCGAGTGGTTGCCTCTGATAAGGAGACTTATGAACTTCGTTACTTCCAGATAAGTCAAGATGAAGATGGATCAGAGTCTGAGGACTAG